From Astatotilapia calliptera chromosome 19, fAstCal1.2, whole genome shotgun sequence, a single genomic window includes:
- the slc38a6 gene encoding putative sodium-coupled neutral amino acid transporter 6 isoform X2, whose product MWTWSVNAPPRTPKRLHLCYSILLVLVSSLAAYSIHLLLKLCDQTGINSYEDLGGKALQKPGKVLVGIAILIQNIGAMSSYLFILKSELPAAINSLLSADSPGNAWYEDGRLLLIIITLCVVLPLSLLPKIGFLGYTSSLAFLFMLYFAVVVVVKKWSIPCPLPHNITSLSGAFKISNSSDSECSPKLFVISSKSAYAIPTMAFSFLCHTAVLPIYCELDRPTKARMQKVTNIGISLSFLLYFISALFGYLTFYAHVESELLLSYDAYLPRDTMVIAVRLAILLSVLLTVPLIHFPARKAAILMLFGGRAFSWLIHIAATLTILCVVLILAIFVPDIRNVFGVVGSTTSSCLLFVFPGIFYLKISRQPLRSFDSVGAALLVVFGVIMGVISFCVIVITWAKSS is encoded by the exons ATGTGGACGTGGTCCGTGAACGCACCGCCCAGGACACCGAAGAGACTGCACCTCTGTTACAG TATCCTGTTGGTGCTGGTGTCCAGCCTGGCTGCGTACTCTATACACCTCCTGCTGAAGCTCTGTGACCAAACAG GTATCAATTCATATGAAGACCTCGGAGGGAAAGCCTTACAAAAACCAGGAAAA GTTCTGGTTGGAATCGCTATTCTTATCCAAAATATCGGTG CCATGTCATCCTATTTGTTCATCTTGAAGTCGGAGCTTCCTGCAGCCATCAACAGCCTCCTGAGTGCAGACAGCCCAGG aaATGCCTGGTATGAGGATGGCAGGCTGCTTCTGATCATAATCACACTTTGTGTCGTTCTACCTCTGTCATTGTTGCCTAAAATTG GCTTCCTGGGATACACTAGTAGTCTCGCCTTCTTATTCATGCTGTACTTTGCAGTTGTG GTCGTGGTCAAGAAATGGTCCATCCCCTGCCCACTGCCCCACAATATAACGTCCCTTTCAGGTGCCTTCAAG ATATCAAATTCCTCTGACTCAGAGTGTTCTCCAAAACTCTTCGTCATCTCTAGTAAG agTGCCTATGCCATCCCCACCATGGCCTTCTCCTTTCTGTGCCACACGGCTGTCCTGCCGATCTACTGCGAACTGGATCG ACCTACCAAAGCCAGGATGCAGAAGGTCACGAATATCGGCATCAGCCTCAGCTTCTTGCTGTACTTTATTTCTGCGCTGTTTGGCTACCTCACCTTCTACG CTCACGTGGAATCCGAGCTGCTCCTCAGTTATGATGCATACTTGCCCCGGGACACCATGGTGATAGCGGTTCGACTGGCCATCCTCCTGTCTGTGCTGCTGACTGTGCCACTTATACACTTCCCT GCCCGTAAAGCTGCAATTTTGATGCTTTTCGGGGGGCGTGCCTTTTCTTGGCTGATCCACATCGCTGCAACTCTAACCATCCTGTGTGTGGTGCTGATACTCGCCATCTTTGTGCCTGATATCAGAAATGTGTTTGGAGTAGTAG GATCAACAACATCCAGCTGCCTCTTATTTGTCTTTCCGGGCATCTTCTACCTCAAAATCAGCAGGCAGCCCCTCAGGTCCTTCGACTCTGTTGGG GCTGCACTACTCGTGGTCTTTGGCGTGATTATGGGAGTCATCAGTTTCTGTGTTATCGTCATCACATGGGCAAAGAGCTCCTAG
- the slc38a6 gene encoding putative sodium-coupled neutral amino acid transporter 6 isoform X1, protein MSINNDVDVVRERTAQDTEETAPLLQGAVLSRAKGASFASSVFNLMNAIMGSGILGLAYAMASTGIVGFCILLVLVSSLAAYSIHLLLKLCDQTGINSYEDLGGKALQKPGKVLVGIAILIQNIGAMSSYLFILKSELPAAINSLLSADSPGNAWYEDGRLLLIIITLCVVLPLSLLPKIGFLGYTSSLAFLFMLYFAVVVVVKKWSIPCPLPHNITSLSGAFKISNSSDSECSPKLFVISSKSAYAIPTMAFSFLCHTAVLPIYCELDRPTKARMQKVTNIGISLSFLLYFISALFGYLTFYAHVESELLLSYDAYLPRDTMVIAVRLAILLSVLLTVPLIHFPARKAAILMLFGGRAFSWLIHIAATLTILCVVLILAIFVPDIRNVFGVVGSTTSSCLLFVFPGIFYLKISRQPLRSFDSVGAALLVVFGVIMGVISFCVIVITWAKSS, encoded by the exons ATGAGCATCAACAACGATGTGGACGTGGTCCGTGAACGCACCGCCCAGGACACCGAAGAGACTGCACCTCTGTTACAG GGAGCTGTGCTATCCAGAGCCAAAGGTGCCTCCTTCGCCTCCTCTGTGTTTAACCTGATGAATGCAATCATGGGCAGTGGCATACTGGGTCTAGCTTATGCCATGGCTAGCACTGGAATAGTTGGGTTTTG TATCCTGTTGGTGCTGGTGTCCAGCCTGGCTGCGTACTCTATACACCTCCTGCTGAAGCTCTGTGACCAAACAG GTATCAATTCATATGAAGACCTCGGAGGGAAAGCCTTACAAAAACCAGGAAAA GTTCTGGTTGGAATCGCTATTCTTATCCAAAATATCGGTG CCATGTCATCCTATTTGTTCATCTTGAAGTCGGAGCTTCCTGCAGCCATCAACAGCCTCCTGAGTGCAGACAGCCCAGG aaATGCCTGGTATGAGGATGGCAGGCTGCTTCTGATCATAATCACACTTTGTGTCGTTCTACCTCTGTCATTGTTGCCTAAAATTG GCTTCCTGGGATACACTAGTAGTCTCGCCTTCTTATTCATGCTGTACTTTGCAGTTGTG GTCGTGGTCAAGAAATGGTCCATCCCCTGCCCACTGCCCCACAATATAACGTCCCTTTCAGGTGCCTTCAAG ATATCAAATTCCTCTGACTCAGAGTGTTCTCCAAAACTCTTCGTCATCTCTAGTAAG agTGCCTATGCCATCCCCACCATGGCCTTCTCCTTTCTGTGCCACACGGCTGTCCTGCCGATCTACTGCGAACTGGATCG ACCTACCAAAGCCAGGATGCAGAAGGTCACGAATATCGGCATCAGCCTCAGCTTCTTGCTGTACTTTATTTCTGCGCTGTTTGGCTACCTCACCTTCTACG CTCACGTGGAATCCGAGCTGCTCCTCAGTTATGATGCATACTTGCCCCGGGACACCATGGTGATAGCGGTTCGACTGGCCATCCTCCTGTCTGTGCTGCTGACTGTGCCACTTATACACTTCCCT GCCCGTAAAGCTGCAATTTTGATGCTTTTCGGGGGGCGTGCCTTTTCTTGGCTGATCCACATCGCTGCAACTCTAACCATCCTGTGTGTGGTGCTGATACTCGCCATCTTTGTGCCTGATATCAGAAATGTGTTTGGAGTAGTAG GATCAACAACATCCAGCTGCCTCTTATTTGTCTTTCCGGGCATCTTCTACCTCAAAATCAGCAGGCAGCCCCTCAGGTCCTTCGACTCTGTTGGG GCTGCACTACTCGTGGTCTTTGGCGTGATTATGGGAGTCATCAGTTTCTGTGTTATCGTCATCACATGGGCAAAGAGCTCCTAG
- the slc38a6 gene encoding putative sodium-coupled neutral amino acid transporter 6 isoform X3, with protein MKTSEGKPYKNQEKFWLESLFLSKISVPQTVLPRQSRAEVIAPLQSLVARLSGLLPCPLLTDELSQAMSSYLFILKSELPAAINSLLSADSPGNAWYEDGRLLLIIITLCVVLPLSLLPKIGFLGYTSSLAFLFMLYFAVVVVVKKWSIPCPLPHNITSLSGAFKISNSSDSECSPKLFVISSKSAYAIPTMAFSFLCHTAVLPIYCELDRPTKARMQKVTNIGISLSFLLYFISALFGYLTFYAHVESELLLSYDAYLPRDTMVIAVRLAILLSVLLTVPLIHFPARKAAILMLFGGRAFSWLIHIAATLTILCVVLILAIFVPDIRNVFGVVGSTTSSCLLFVFPGIFYLKISRQPLRSFDSVGAALLVVFGVIMGVISFCVIVITWAKSS; from the exons ATGAAGACCTCGGAGGGAAAGCCTTACAAAAACCAGGAAAA GTTCTGGTTGGAATCGCTATTCTTATCCAAAATATCGGTG CCACAAACCGTGCTTCCCAGACAGTCGAGAGCTGAGGTGATAGCTCCTCTGCAGTCATTAGTGGCACGGCTGAGTGGATTATTGCCGTGCCCTCTG TTGACGGATGAACTCTCCCAGG CCATGTCATCCTATTTGTTCATCTTGAAGTCGGAGCTTCCTGCAGCCATCAACAGCCTCCTGAGTGCAGACAGCCCAGG aaATGCCTGGTATGAGGATGGCAGGCTGCTTCTGATCATAATCACACTTTGTGTCGTTCTACCTCTGTCATTGTTGCCTAAAATTG GCTTCCTGGGATACACTAGTAGTCTCGCCTTCTTATTCATGCTGTACTTTGCAGTTGTG GTCGTGGTCAAGAAATGGTCCATCCCCTGCCCACTGCCCCACAATATAACGTCCCTTTCAGGTGCCTTCAAG ATATCAAATTCCTCTGACTCAGAGTGTTCTCCAAAACTCTTCGTCATCTCTAGTAAG agTGCCTATGCCATCCCCACCATGGCCTTCTCCTTTCTGTGCCACACGGCTGTCCTGCCGATCTACTGCGAACTGGATCG ACCTACCAAAGCCAGGATGCAGAAGGTCACGAATATCGGCATCAGCCTCAGCTTCTTGCTGTACTTTATTTCTGCGCTGTTTGGCTACCTCACCTTCTACG CTCACGTGGAATCCGAGCTGCTCCTCAGTTATGATGCATACTTGCCCCGGGACACCATGGTGATAGCGGTTCGACTGGCCATCCTCCTGTCTGTGCTGCTGACTGTGCCACTTATACACTTCCCT GCCCGTAAAGCTGCAATTTTGATGCTTTTCGGGGGGCGTGCCTTTTCTTGGCTGATCCACATCGCTGCAACTCTAACCATCCTGTGTGTGGTGCTGATACTCGCCATCTTTGTGCCTGATATCAGAAATGTGTTTGGAGTAGTAG GATCAACAACATCCAGCTGCCTCTTATTTGTCTTTCCGGGCATCTTCTACCTCAAAATCAGCAGGCAGCCCCTCAGGTCCTTCGACTCTGTTGGG GCTGCACTACTCGTGGTCTTTGGCGTGATTATGGGAGTCATCAGTTTCTGTGTTATCGTCATCACATGGGCAAAGAGCTCCTAG
- the trmt5 gene encoding tRNA (guanine(37)-N(1))-methyltransferase: protein MLRFLGRIFVSAQTQRSLNPATVHRCFCSAAYPCLAVKPIMEPKLYRPPPEVRGMTSLDKDAFTQTITVPALRVPIGVLNKVVKSLKKSSIQRPGVPRVVQDKEQSSDFRLVLLDPRRVSSPSSFSETEAEALRSFSVSEELHYYELKLTYDNLKSEEVLEAVLPQGQDVTSAFSRVGHIAHMNLRDHQLTYKNLIGQVIMDKNPGVTCVVNKTNIIDSTYRNFKMEVLAGEENMVAKVKENGVTYEFDFSRVYWNPRLSTEHQRVVQLVKRGDTVFDIFAGVGPFAIPAARLGASILANDLNPESYRWLQHNCKLNKVESKVRAFNLDGRAFIRGPLKQELPVLMRGTSAIHVVMNLPALALDFLDAFRGLLHHQEPPCDENLPTVHCYGFSKDDDPDTDVVERASRSLGFPLKNRCSVHFVRNVAPNKDMMCVRFTLPKDILFGSDAEESEQIEEPASKRQKCEETTNAT from the exons ATGTTGAG GTTTCTCGGCAGGATCTTTGTATCTGCACAAACTCAAAGGAGCCTGAATCCTGCCACTGTGCACCGCTGCTTTTGCTCTGCAGCGTATCCTTGCTTGGCTGTGAAGCCCATAATGGAGCCTAAACTGTACCGACCCCCTCCAGAGGTCCGGGGTATGACCTCTCTGGACAAAGACGCCTTCACACAGACTATTACAGTCCCTGCTCTACGGGTGCCCATTGGGGTCTTAAACAAAGTAGTGAAAAGCCTAAAAAAGTCGAGCATCCAGCGCCCTGGTGTGCCCAGGGTGGTTCAGGACAAAGAGCAGAGTAGCGACTTTCGCTTGGTCCTGTTGGACCCTCGCAGAGTCTCCTCGCCGAGCTCCTTCAGTGAGACTGAAGCTGAGGCTCTGAGGTCGTTCAGTGTCAGTGAGGAGCTCCACTACTATGAGCTGAAGCTGACCTATGACAACCTGAAGAGCGAAGAAGTGCTGGAGGCTGTGCTTCCCCAAGGTCAGGATGTGACCTCTGCGTTCAGTCGGGTGGGCCACATCGCACACATGAACCTGAGGGACCACCAGCTCACATACAAGAACCTCATAG GTCAGGTGATCATGGACAAAAATCCTGGTGTCACCTGTGTGGTCAATAAGACGAACATAATCGATTCCACTTACCGCAACTTTAAGATGGAAGTGCTGGCTGGAGAGGAGAACATGGTCGCCAAA GTGAAAGAAAACGGGGTGACGTACGAGTTTGATTTCTCTCGCGTGTACTGGAACCCTCGGCTGAGCACAGAACACCAGCGGGTGGTGCAGCTCGTCAAGCGCGGCGACACTGTGTTTGACATCTTCGCTGGCGTCGGACCCTTCGCCATCCCAGCTGCTCGCTTAGGTGCCAGCATCTTAGCCAACGACCTCAACCCAGAGTCCTACCGATGGCTGCAGCATAACTGCAAACTCAACAAGGTGGAGAGCAAAGTCAGAGCCTTCAATCTGGACGGCAGGGCGTTCATCCGGGGACCTTTAAAGCAGGAGCTGCCTGTACTGATGAGGGGAACATCTGCCATTCATGTGGTGATGAACCTGCCTGCCTTAGCTCTGGACTTCCTGGATGCGTTCAGGGGCCTCCTGCACCACCAGGAGCCTCCTTGTGACGAGAACCTACCTACAGTGCACTGCTACGGCTTCTCCAAAGATGATGACCCTGACACAGATGTGGTGGAGAGAGCTTCCCGCAGCCTCGGATTCCCTCTGAAGAACCGATGCTCTGTGCATTTTGTGCGCAACGTGGCTCCTAACAAAGATATGATGTGtgtaaggttcacactccctaaAGATATCCTCTTTGGAAGTGATGCTGAAGAGTCAG AACAAATTGAAGAGCCAGCCTCAAAGAGACAGAAGTGTGAAGAAACTACAAATGCAACGTAA